ttttataatttttaattttttatgttgtttttaattttttttaagtctttTTGTTTTctaaacttttttattttttttacatttttctatttttttaaaaaaatttatgtttttttaacttttttattattttgtattttttattttttacgttttttctattttctattttttatgtttttcctttttttattttttttaatgtgttttatttttatgttttttacaatttttttattttattattttttatgattttttattttttaggtttttttaattttttattttattttttatatttttatttttcccttacgtttttttttttgtcacatttttctcttatccgaggatattttgggtaaaaaaaatcattaactcCGGAATCAAGAAAACCCTCAGTTTTCTTAGGTTTTCCGATTCCTAGTTGCATGTTCATTTTGCTGACGTATCGagtatggaacattactcgggaatcatcgattacctaaaccaaacaggatttttgttgataaccttggatggataactaaGATTATCAAGAATAATCCTCAACTAAACGCACCCTCAAGATGTAGATGAATTGAATATGCGTATTTTCTATACCATTACCGGTTCCAATGCTAAGGTTGGATGATGTTTGTTTCATTCTCCATCTTTGTTAGGAGTTTGGCCAACCTCGAGATGGCTTGCTCTCCCTCAAGTAGACAGTTGCAGACCATGTACTCGCTTAAACTTGGAGGCATTCTCTTTAATTGGTGCGGTGTTGCATCGTTTTCAAGTCCCCAACTATAGATGGCTAGATGAGTTTGTTTATAATTGTGGAGATTCAAATGCACAAGAATTGTTTTATATCTTGCGACTGAAGCAGGCTCTTCGCCGCCAACCATGCCAGTCGAGTTCTTATAGTCTTCAAAGGAGAAAAAAGTTCCAAGTACATTGAacccaaaacaaaacaaaacaaagaagaTACTAAATTTGCATGCAACCCCCATTAACAAACACAAGTTTGTATGCACTCTCCATtggaaaaaatctttcttttcactccctagtctaatatacttacctaattgcccttgatattttaagtataaaaagtctaaaaataagtataaatcctcttaaattcagtacaattaaactagaatctagtatattttctatcaaattgagtacaattcttttttcacctcaattggatgaaaaatatactagattttctttaaatgatactcaattagatgtaaaatatactagattttctttaaatgatactcaattggatgaaaaatatactatattttttttcaaatggtactgaatttaggaagaattatattaaataagaaaaaagtcgtactcaatttaatagaaaatatactcgattctagtttaaaatactgaatttaataggaattatactcatttttagactatttatacctaaaatatatgaaggacaattttaattaaaaatatactcgaatatactagattttctttaaatgatattcaattggatagaaaatatactaaattttctttaaattatactcatttttggaccttttgtacCAAAAAAATTTAAGGGCAATTAGGTCACAATATGTGCATGaggaagttgaagcaaataaaactttacatgcagggagtggaaacaaagttttttatgaGTGGAGATTACATGCAAAATTCAAGTTTTGATTggggatttttctctactttactcCATGATCAATACATCTGACAAGATTGCGTTGAAAAATTGTCAGGCAAGATCAATATGTTTGACAGAACCACACTTCTAAGCAATCCAAATAAATAGGGTGAAAAGTCCAACCAACAGATCAAAGAAAGTAAATTGAAATGACAAACTATTCTGAAAAGAATATTAgctgaaaaattatattactcCCAGTGTATGATATCTTGGATGAAGGAGCTGATAAGTATACGACAGACCTTATGTTCCAACGATTTAAGACAGATTACAAGAATTTCATCAGATAAAATATATACCCTTCCGAAGAGAATCGTCTGGTAAATATGCACATATATGAACACAGTGCATCGAACACAAtatttgaaataaataaataaataaatagtagtTCATGCATTGGCTCCTCTGAACTTTCTTAATTTGAAGGTGCACCTTCCCTTTCCATTCAACCATCTTCTACCTCTGAACTTGCTGAAGAACCATCCTCCGATGTGATGGTTGATATGATACTTGTGGCAAAACTCTCACCTTCTCCATCAGATGCTGAGATGCCATCGTCTGGAAACATTTCAGATGGAGCTTTGTGAGAGGATGAATCGTCGGCAAGAGATTCCAGCTCGTCCGAGTTCTCCAGCGGTTGAATCAAGCTCCAATACATGATGGCAGCTGTGAGGACGAGGGTCATCTTTGGATTTACCTAGAGAACCAAAGATGCGCCATGTTAGAGAATACAAGTTAAACGACTTAAACAAAAAAGATCTTAGCTATATTACCTCTATGATATCTTCAGGCAATAAAAAGATGGAGCATCCAAGCTTTCTTGCAACACTTATTATGTATGTAGCATTCAGCCGCTTCTCATCATCTGCCAACAAATgatacaagagaagcaaaagtGTTTCACTTGTCTATATCTCAGAAAAGGAATAATTGTTAAAAGGAACAATATGAACGCAAACACACAATTGCATACCAGTTTCACCCTTCTTAACAAGATTCCAGTTGACAACCCGCGGCTCCACAGAGCTTAAAAGTTCCAGGAAAAACATGCCATTTGCAAGGCTGGGATCCTGCAAGACTCAGGGAAAAGCAAGCTAAGAGAACTTATGATGAAAACATTAGGGTATAATGTTCTACGATTTGAAGAATATGTTAAACCTTGAAACTCTGCATTTGAGAACGTCTTCCAGCGCTCTTCAGTTTAGTGTTTGCCCATTTCAGGATATCGGCGTCTTTGATTTCTCTTCCTTGAGATTGAGTTCTCAAGTTCTTGAGTAGTTGCAATATATCAAATCTCATCAACTGCCACATAAAGGCTATAACAAAAGGAATAATGAAGAAAAATCAGGTTCATGAGCAAATAATTCTAGTAACATCACGCTGATGCCAAAAAGCTAATCCCCTCTACCAATGGTATGCAATAGGTGTTCAAACATATAACTTGATGGGTACATTTATATCTAAAATCCTAAACTCCCTCCAAGAACTAGACGTGGGATTAAAATTCCTATATAAGTTTCCGATAAGCTCCAATTGCTCTCTTCTTCTTACTCCTTAGTGTCTTGACAACTTTTTGGAAAGACATTTTATGGGGAAGGTGACATATAACTGTGTAATCTTATCCAACACAATAACTCTGATAATGTCAAGCCTATAAAGTGGTGATAAAATTGCAACAAAGAATGAGTGAAGATTTGTAGGGTTTAGTTTCCCAACAAGATTTTGGATCATTAGTCGTGAGGGGCACTCTGAAAGAATTCACACTGCATGTCTTTTGTATAAAGATATGATATTTTTCTTCAGTGTATAAAATCAGTAAATTAAGCAGATGAACTGTCATGCTGAAGCATATCAAATGAAGCAAAACAAGAATGAATGACTCAGTAACATTTGTTCTAGAGCTTCTGCTCAACACTAGAATTATGACTCTATTGACCCCTACAAGAAGAAAGTTGGCATGAAATGACTGCAATGATAAAAATGCAAAAATACAACAAAAATCAGGAAACCATAATGGTCAGCAAGCTTCAAAGAACAGATtgccaaaaataattaaaacttaaaattacaatgttaacatgatttgatttcatcAGAAGACGGATCTCCAGTAGAGACTTCAATAACCAAGTTAGAAAGCGTATATTTCTTTGGACTAAGCTAACATGTAAAAGTTCATACGGAAGCCAAAAAGAAGAGGCGAGACTTGTCCTGTAGCAGATTTAGATTGAAACTGAATTGAAGATAATGTCATCAAACTGTCTCATCAAAAGAAACCTACTCACCTAGAATTAGTTTTTTATTTCCTTGAACAAAGTCATTGCCCTCGACATTTACGAGGGAAAATCTCAGTTGTTCACCAATCTGAATTACTTGATTGCAATTTTCCACTTTTCTAAAAGGCATCTTGATGGGTGGCTTTGTTGCTTGCTTCCAGTTCACTGACCCAGAATAGATCCTGTCAAGAACTTCCAGAAGAACCCACCTGGAGAACCAGAATTTAGTAAAGAACACCACTGAAATGAAATGTCATTTAACATAAAGTTAGATGCTTGCCCATTTCTAACATCTTCAAAAACATTGTTAACGAAAGTAGGTATTCCAAGACTATTGATCCACAGCCTGAAAACTCTTTCTTCTCTACACACTTGCACATCATCCGGCATCATTTCAGCGAATGAAATGTTCTTGCTGTCTATTGACAGACCATTCCTGCATGGGACAATCACAGGATTATTACCTCAGGTAATGCAGGTAGTTAGTGACTAAGAGAAATTTATAAAGCAAAGGAAGCATGCAAGTTAATCAAGGGAAATCATTAAATGAAATCATAAGGATCcaccattttttttatttttgaaaccaTACTTATGGTGTGCATCTTACTCATGGCTAGACAGTAAGAAATTCAAGTTAAAAGCTTAGCACATCCTGTCAAATTTTAGCAGCTTCCTTAGTGACATAGACTCGCTAATTAATACGGTTTCATGGTTATATTATCTGAGAAACCAAATCTTCCTTAAAATAAAATAGGAGATTAAATTTCCAGAAAGGTTGAGTTTTCAAGTTAAAAGAACTGCAGGCAAAAAACCAAGATAACTTATTTATAAATTCATACCTAAAATGAAATATCTGTGCAACAAATCCAAGATTGAGATTAGAGATGCCTTCCAGAATATCCTCAAATGTCAAGTATCTTTTGCAGCCAATTTTGTCAGCATGCTCTAGCACCATTTTAGCCCTTTCTTCTGGATCTTTGACATCTAGTGTTGCAGGATTACAATGCTCAGGTGCCAGGACATTAAGCAGATATACGTAAGCCACTGCATCCTAGTAATGATTCCAAATGCAAGTTCAGTTACTGCACATTTCACTTTACAATATTTAGTAATCAACTTGAATTCTTCTCAGACACAATGAATTTTGCATCAAGAAAAGGTATATTTGGACTGAACTTTCTCAAAATTGCAGTTTAAGTATTCCATAGACGTCCAtgtttatttgataaaataactCATAATTTACCCTCATAACAAAATTGGCAGGAAGGTAGCTTGAATTGCAAGTTAACTGGTATTACTGAACTTTTTAACAAGTTCTGCTTTTGTCCCTGATAGGAGCTGTGCAAAATCATCCATGCAATTACACATGGTATATATAGGTGTATATATAGGAATAAATTAGCTTCAAACTATAACAACTCTGGAAGGACACTACCTCAACAATGACTGCATTCTCCTTCAGAAAATATGCAATGTGTTAGCTATTAAGTAAGCAGCATATGCAGAAGACTATTGGGAGGGGCATCCAGAGAAGTTGAATTTGTTTAATTAGGGTGCAAGCAGAGAGGAACTATTGGCAATGCAGGAATTAAAATGGAAGATGGTTATGTCCTAGTTGAGGTTGAATGTTTTGGCTTGGAGTTGATATAAATCAGCTGGCAAAGTGGCAGATGAATACCATTTTGTTGCCTTACTGTGGGTAAAAGGTAAAGTTTTATTATGCAAAACCTACCCTCATAAGAAACATTCAAGATAAGCATTGTTTTGAATTACAGTTGAATTTGTTTATGCATCAGCAGTATGGTAGACAATGCATTCGGTTCAAGGAACAATAGAAATCTGAAATATCTGAGATGTGAGAATTACTTTTAATAGGCTGCAAGCAGAAAACAAAAACACAGCTAGGATAGAATAGTGAATGCCAATCTCATTATATCAATACAGCATGAACACTTCACTTTAAAGTAGGAACATGAACTCAGGACTTTATCTGCTATTTTATCTACCAAGCATAATACCTTCAGATCCGAAGAAAAATTTGTTATAGTTTTTGTGTATCCTCCTCGCTTGAGGTGAAAATTCATCCATTTAAGCAGCATCTTTTCTGGTGATAAATTTAAGAGCTCCTCCACATCCTGTATCAAACGAAGATATCAATAAAGCAATGTTACCCTTTGCAATAAATCAGCAAACAAGCTAATCAACACCAAGAAGGGCATACATGGTTCTCATCTACTAACTCCAGAAGTTCAGGTGTCTTCTTCAGGGTAAGATCTGCTAATAGTTGTATCTGAGAAGAGATCCACGTAACAAATTAAGTACTCATAGCCTGTGCATATAGAAACCAGTGCCTGAAcctgataaaattaatattaccTGAAGAACAAAGGTGGCAAATGGATCAAAGCATATCAACATAGAGGTCTCAATTTTTTTTGGTTCTTATCTAATTGCAAATGGTAAGGAAGAATAAAGAGGGATCAAGAAACTACCTTAATGATCTGCGATATCAAAGCAAGAACAAGATGAGGCTGCATTGGAAAAATTAGTATGTCAGACAAAATTCAAATAGTTTTGCAAAATAGATCAAAATCAAGTTAAAAGTAAGAGGGACATGAATTTCTAGGGAGCTTTATACTTAACAAAGGGTACTCGTTTTACATTTTTCTTATGAAAAATTAATAAGATTGAACCTCACAGTTACAAATTTCTAATGAGGATCAGACTAGCACAATTACATCTTTTTAGCATTATGTATAATCTCTCTTTGCCTTTGTGCAAAAAGAAAGGTTAAGActcaaagcattttttttttcatttggtcTACAGAAAGCAGTGGCTCTTTTTTCTCAAGACTATAAAAGCTAGAGTAAGTAATTTTTCTAGCGATCTCTTTGAAAACACGAAGTGAAGCTTTTGTCTTTtacttgagaatttttttttctgtaGTGTATAACTTAACATTTCTCTGTTGGATGGCTGGGTCAGAAATCTCAAGCATGTTTCTCTGTAACATACCATAAAGTGAGTATGCATGATTCAAAATATGAATCTAATGCAATTACATTGACAGGGAGACGATCAAAGACCAATATTGACTTCTTTATGTACTTTACGAGTCTACACAGAATACATGTGTGTGAACTATTATGTACTATAACAAAGAATGATTCAAGTTATAACTAAAATTATGATCGTGTGTcagcacaagtactagtccatgGTTCCAATAGTAAGGGATTTCCACAAAACCTTAAAGATGATATGTTCCAATTTTAAGCATTCATTGTTTTCCTAATTGATAAGCGAAAAAGAACAATACTATAACTTGATTTAAACAGAAAGAATCTGACATACCCTCCCTTCAATAAGGTCTTGTGTACCAATATTAACGACTGTGCATCCAATTGCTTTTGCAGAGTTTAAGCCCAGAGTATGGTTTTCATTCCTCTCCCATGGGTTCAGCACTCGTTTTGTGTTGATTGCCCTTTCATCTATTGTACCCGGAACTGCCGCATTGATTAATTTACTAACCAAAATCAACACAAAAGCatcaatagattttttttttaaaaaaaaagaaggaactCCAACTCAACATTTAGTGATTGTCCTATGAAAATAGGTCGCTCATAGCCCAAGACCCAGACTAAGTCTTTCAATAATACAATAGCCTAAAATGGTTACAGCTCACCAAAGAAGGACGCCATCTTTCGCCAAGTCAAACAAATCATTCGTAGCTGGATCAAGTGGCAAATAGTTCTTCAAAAACGGGTCATCTCCAAGATAACCATTAATATGTGCTACAGCAAAATCTTGCTCAGATTCTATGATGGTGTGACGAAGTGTGGTGGTGCTGTCCTTCAAGAACGATGAGGAATTCTTCACGCTGCCGTCTTTGTTAGAAGCCCGCGCTTGCAATTCCAAATAAACCTGCGTAATGAAAGAAAGTGCCATTCAGATAAAGAAATGCCAAAGTAGGAGGCAAGATACACGTTTGCAGCCAACAGAGTGTACCCGCAAGAATGCCTCGAAGTCCAACTCATGGTTTTCATCTAGATCGGAAGCTTTCAGGATTTCAGATATGTCTTCCACCGTAAAAACACCGCGGAGAGCCTTCAACTTGGCCAAAACAGGCGACAAAGTTGCAGCTGTGGCATGCCCCGAATCCTTCTTTGCTGAAAGGTACTAGACGATCCCAGATCCAAGACTCATTGCTAAGAAGCGACATTTCCGCTAAGGAAAAAAAGAGAGCTGGGTTCAAAATGCTTACTTTGGATTGGAGGCCTCGTAGCTCGACCTGGGTGAATTGGCTGTGAAGCCAGGGATCGGAAACGATAACGCCGACGTAGCCCGacatctcctcctcctccttaaaTCGCGATAACTCAATTGGCAATGTTTCAAAAATCTTCACTTTAAATTAGCAATCGATCAATTTCCAtacccaaattaaaaaaaaacatcgaATCCTATACAACTATAAATCTGCAAACTTTCTCGCGCTTGAGCGAAGAAATCTCAGACAATTAACGCGAAAGAACAGGGAATTAGGGATTACCAAACTGCTGGGGTTCCAGGAGGCTACCTATGCTCCGCCACTGGCAACATAGCTCGGCATTGGGTTCAAGTTCTTTGCTTTCTCTATCTCTCTCTCGGCTCCTGTTAAATTTCCCTCTTTCGCCAGGATTGGGGATCTGTGGACCGGCGTGGCCgatggcggaggaggaggaggagatggaAAGTGACCTCCTCGTTGGAATCTGGCGCCGAGGGAAGGAGATGGAGGCAATTAAGGAGATCATGGTGGAGGTTTGCGTTGTTGGTTTGTGGTGGTGGAAAGAGAACGAACGATGGTGCTGCGCTGTGATTGTGTTGTGCCGCGTATGGGGACGCCGACAGTTTAATGCGCCGAGGACGAAGGGGcgcctcctcctctcctctgccacGCGTCGTTCTAAGAGCTTGCACACGTGTACAGAACGACAAATCGTGATTCCTAAATCGGAACGTCGTAATTCTGTCTCGTTAGCCAAATGCACCGACAACTTACTtgtattaatttattattaaattaaagaGATATTTCGTTTACCTCCCTCAAAATTACATTTTTCAATAAggatgaaaatttttttaaaagattttatgtAATTAAGCATTCTAAGACTTAAATTAtctgagataaaaaaaaataaaagttaaaattaatttaacataataattaagttaattcgGCAACAcacattatatatttaaattatacTATATTGTTATTTTTGAAATAACTTTGAAACTTTAGAATTGTTGAAATAATCCTTAATTTCAACAAATCTTGTTATGTTAATATTTAAACTATTATTTTGTTAATTCATGAATTACTGAgtgttattttaaaaactctaatGAAACTATTTATAGGTTGAAACTTTTTCCATCCATTTTATCGGAATTGTCAAAATAGTCTTTTTCATATGTCTCATTTgcactttttaatttataaaaatactcTTATTTATCCATATGGATATTTCAATTCTAATTAACAATAATAACATTATATCTCATATAAAGAGTCATTATATCAGAGTAAAATATTTACTATTATaaacttattttttatattttatcatAAAGCTAGATCGCTTAGGATTAGATGAGTGATATCATTTTTTTTCGAATAACAATAACACTATAATTAGCAGTTATAATTCATAACGGCTATAATATGAATATTTCATTTCTTATATTAATAGTATGTTGTAATAGCTATAAATCTTAATTGttataacataaataatttttttatcaatattagtcaatattatattataggAATATAGAATCATAATTGCTACATAATTATAGTAGTTATGGTCAACactaatcaatattatattataataattataaatcatcactattataatataaataatttatttctaattaacacggattaatattctattttatcAGTTAAAAGATTATAATTATTTCAACTGTTTATTCATAAAGTTATAAATGTATAACCATTATAATTTTATGGCTGCTATAATATCATAGaaaataaggatatttttttaaataaaaaaacttgaaGTGGAATGAAAtgctattttgataataaattaaaaagaaacatAAGAggataaatgaaccaagccgctcgcgAGCTATTCGAAGTTTCGATTCGATAAatgctcgtttgagctcgtttaatgagtctcgttaaaataaacaaatcaaactcaaacttcgtaatattcggctcgttaaccTCATTaaacaacttttaaataaaataataataattttgatattgaatttattgattttacactatacttatgaaaaatatagacaaacatattaaatttatttattaaaataaaattataaattttaataataatattataattttctctaaatatataatttagtttttaatgaatatttaaatttatgatttatatttattaagttcgtttaggctcgataaaactCAAATAAATTCGTGAGTcataaatatattcgttaaataaagctcgagctcggctcgattataaacgagtcaaactcaaacattcaaaaattcgactcggctcgactcgattacacccaGGGGAACATCAATGATTCTAATAAAAAACTGTCTTTCTAATTTTTATCCACTTATAATTGTCATTATCTAATCTtttaaatttagtaatttttgtcatCTAAATTTCTTGTATCtattagagaaaaaaaaatgatatcgCAAAAGGTCCCGTATCTAGCATTACTTTTTAATAGTTTTAATGAGTTATGTTTAGTTTGTTGGCATAATATGCCGTCATTTAGGtaaactttatttaaaataacaataataaaataaataaaaatatctaaaatgaaaaaaaaaaaacaaacaaagcaaacaatttagaaaatgaaaaatccaaaataagaaaaattatttaaatataaaaagtaATACTTTTAAATGTATTAATATAGAATTTATAGAGAAtgtttaaatatttcttatgactaattagattttaagttaaaaattggcttaaatatattttctaagtaGAAAAGTATTTTAGTCTTTCAATTGGGCTAGTTTCGATGAGCAAGTCATGCTCAACCCAATGCACCGGCCGTCAACTTGACCCATTGTACAAACTGAATCCAACAGGTTTATGAGTTGTGTACGATATAACCGGGACAATGCTGGAGTTGAGCTACTCTTCAAGAAGGTTTTTTATATcttaaatcttaaatcctaaaattCATCCTATGTAAGCTCGCGGCCAATCTGAAATTGAAAACTCACGATTAGTCGATGGTAGTGAGCTTATAGCCACGGGCTTCCCTCGATGACACCATAAGCTTGATGATGCTGAGTTTGATGTGTTGGCTTATCGGAAAGTCGTGCACGAGGAAATAAAAGTTCTTTAGCTGAATTTTAGatggaaaaaaaattaacaaaaattgaTTCACAAACTAATTTAAAATAGATCATTTCCATAATATTTATCGTGTAAATAAAGAACATTATCTTGACTCTTGTTTTcaatgctattttttttttctatttattcttcgAGATAAAAAATAGCGGTAAAAAAGGACAAATTTTACAgggttaaataaaattattaacaaaTCCTGGAGCAGAATAGCATTTTCCCTGGTAGTGAAGAAGCCAGAAGGTAGACTTGTAAAGCATAGATagattcattttttttctttaataacCTCCTAAATTCCAATATTAATTATTCGAGACTCAAATTACGTCCGATTTCTCGAACCTACCCCCAGATCCGCTATTTCTGCTTCCCCCAACCCGACGACGCCTGTCCCCCAATTGCATCCGGAGCCGTCCTCCCGCGCTCTCTCTGCCGATCGGCGATCGGCGAGGGGTGCATGCGGTCCGTTCGACGATCGCAGCTCCACTGCTTGCCGTAGTAGTCTTCATCGATCTTCGTCTCTCCGCGGGCTGCAACCGGCGGGAGTCGACGCCGGGGACACGCATCGTCTTCGGACAGGTATTGTTTAGATCTCCTTTCTGGTTTGATTTGAACGTGGACTAGTATGCAGTCATGGAATCTTCAGGCACACCCAACCACTTGCATTGTCGTATCGTATTCAAGTGTTGAATGTGGCGAATAAGAAGCACCCCGTCCTTGTTTACTACCTTGTAGATCTGGGATTGATTGTCTCAGTTTGATGCGAAAGCGGGTCTCATGTGGTATGATTAATACTAATGAGGTTCGCCTGTGCTACTTCTGCAACTGTTTCTATGATCGAGCACGATCTATGGAATCTATCAGATCCCATGGTTGATGGGCTTTGATCTTCACCTTTAATATGGTGTTTtgccaaaattattttcttagtTGGTGAACGAGATACCTGCACTGTTGTCGGAGCCAAGGGCTCTAAATTTGTATTGCCTCGTAATAATTCCTTGAATTTCAACAGTTGTCGGGTTTGTTATCCTCAAGTTTAGGTTGTAGTAGTTCTTGAAGTCTTCGCAAGATAAGTTCAGCTTGATTGACATCAAACTTTAAGAATTATAAGTACACATCATCATGAGGTTGAAAAATTCTACTTGATTCTTGCTTCTCAAATACTGTTGACAGAAGTGGTCCATATTGGTAGAGCCAATTTTGAATTCACCATAATGTGGGAAGTCTAATTTCAAGTATCATGGAACTACTACTCTGGATGATCCTAGACAATATCACAAATGAGTACAGCAGGTTTAGATTGCAAATTCAGGTGACATGCAGTGGGCTGCGTATATATAATGCATACtcatcaataattaaaaaattgTTAAAGACTTCATAAGACATCCCAAATAATAATCTACACTTGCTTTGGATAACAAAACCTAAATAAGATCAATGTTTCTAGCAAGTATCAAGGCAGAATATGTACTGATTATACAAAAAAATTTACTAACATTGACAGGTGCAACAATAATCTTTTTTAAGAAATGTGATTGTCATTGAATTCCTCTTAATCATCACACTCCTTGctttttttcattt
This window of the Zingiber officinale cultivar Zhangliang chromosome 3B, Zo_v1.1, whole genome shotgun sequence genome carries:
- the LOC122056162 gene encoding fimbrin-3-like isoform X2, with the translated sequence MSGYVGVIVSDPWLHSQFTQVELRGLQSKYLSAKKDSGHATAATLSPVLAKLKALRGVFTVEDISEILKASDLDENHELDFEAFLRVYLELQARASNKDGSVKNSSSFLKDSTTTLRHTIIESEQDFAVAHINGYLGDDPFLKNYLPLDPATNDLFDLAKDGVLLCKLINAAVPGTIDERAINTKRVLNPWERNENHTLGLNSAKAIGCTVVNIGTQDLIEGRPHLVLALISQIIKIQLLADLTLKKTPELLELVDENHDVEELLNLSPEKMLLKWMNFHLKRGGYTKTITNFSSDLKDAVAYVYLLNVLAPEHCNPATLDVKDPEERAKMVLEHADKIGCKRYLTFEDILEGISNLNLGFVAQIFHFRNGLSIDSKNISFAEMMPDDVQVCREERVFRLWINSLGIPTFVNNVFEDVRNGWVLLEVLDRIYSGSVNWKQATKPPIKMPFRKVENCNQVIQIGEQLRFSLVNVEGNDFVQGNKKLILAFMWQLMRFDILQLLKNLRTQSQGREIKDADILKWANTKLKSAGRRSQMQSFKDPSLANGMFFLELLSSVEPRVVNWNLVKKGETDDEKRLNATYIISVARKLGCSIFLLPEDIIEVNPKMTLVLTAAIMYWSLIQPLENSDELESLADDSSSHKAPSEMFPDDGISASDGEGESFATSIISTITSEDGSSASSEVEDG
- the LOC122056162 gene encoding fimbrin-1-like isoform X1, giving the protein MISLIASISFPRRQIPTRRSLSISSSSSAIGHAGPQIPNPGERGKFNRSRERDRESKELEPNAELCCQWRSIGSLLEPQQFVKIFETLPIELSRFKEEEEMSGYVGVIVSDPWLHSQFTQVELRGLQSKYLSAKKDSGHATAATLSPVLAKLKALRGVFTVEDISEILKASDLDENHELDFEAFLRVYLELQARASNKDGSVKNSSSFLKDSTTTLRHTIIESEQDFAVAHINGYLGDDPFLKNYLPLDPATNDLFDLAKDGVLLCKLINAAVPGTIDERAINTKRVLNPWERNENHTLGLNSAKAIGCTVVNIGTQDLIEGRPHLVLALISQIIKIQLLADLTLKKTPELLELVDENHDVEELLNLSPEKMLLKWMNFHLKRGGYTKTITNFSSDLKDAVAYVYLLNVLAPEHCNPATLDVKDPEERAKMVLEHADKIGCKRYLTFEDILEGISNLNLGFVAQIFHFRNGLSIDSKNISFAEMMPDDVQVCREERVFRLWINSLGIPTFVNNVFEDVRNGWVLLEVLDRIYSGSVNWKQATKPPIKMPFRKVENCNQVIQIGEQLRFSLVNVEGNDFVQGNKKLILAFMWQLMRFDILQLLKNLRTQSQGREIKDADILKWANTKLKSAGRRSQMQSFKDPSLANGMFFLELLSSVEPRVVNWNLVKKGETDDEKRLNATYIISVARKLGCSIFLLPEDIIEVNPKMTLVLTAAIMYWSLIQPLENSDELESLADDSSSHKAPSEMFPDDGISASDGEGESFATSIISTITSEDGSSASSEVEDG